Proteins encoded together in one Amblyomma americanum isolate KBUSLIRL-KWMA chromosome 1, ASM5285725v1, whole genome shotgun sequence window:
- the LOC144121199 gene encoding uncharacterized protein LOC144121199 produces the protein MSFLMTPLADANPPNTPEGRYQAAHIKTRNSVERAFGVWKRRFPCLDMGLQNRPERSAVIITACGALHNLAVLRKDPEPPAVALPVIQQPRPSVQPQQLHVPPQPSANTVNGSHVRVGLIASPSSTPISGHRWHIIGENWREYRPFIGI, from the exons atgtcatttttaatgacacctctggcagatgCCAACCCACCAAATACCCCAGAGGGCAG GTATCAGGCGGCCCACATCAAAACCCGAAACAGTGTGGAGAGGGCTTTTGGAGTTTGGAAGCGCCGCTTTCCATGCTTAGATATGGGCCTCCAAAACCGCCCTGAGCGCTCAGCAGTTATCATAACTGCCTGCGGCGCCCTTCACAACCTCGCCGTTCTACGGAAGGACccggagccacctgctgtggcccTCCCCGTTATTCAGCAGCCACGGCCCAGCGTGCAACCCCAGCAGCTCCATGTGCCACCGCAGCCTTCTGCCAACACAGTGAATGGCTCTCATGTTCGGGTGGGGCTTATAGCCAGcccaagcagcacgccaataTCGGGCCACCGTTGGCATATCATTGGCGAAAATTGGCGCGAATATCGGCCCTTcattggcatttag
- the LOC144131260 gene encoding uncharacterized protein LOC144131260 isoform X2, with protein MNRMAAVVPVILRARNSSQARDPTHRPPFAALTSVLCCQRPASIGPCVLPAFGCVIPPDPFMLKTKSRMEVVQATKLCVIFARDLEQAGKLVDGQWYSLTKTKTIFLGSWAMYLGTCGQDNAGQHASASSKKKHETVNKY; from the exons atgaatcgcatggccg ctgtggtgccggtgattctccgagctcggaactcttcccaggcacgggatcctacccacagacctcccttcgccgcactcacgagtgttctttg ttgccagcggccagcatctattgggccatgcgtgcttcctgccttcggctgtgtcatccctcctgatccgttcatg ctaaagaccaagagtcgcatggaagttgtgcaagccaccaagttgtgtgtgatttttgccagggacctggagcaggctgggaaattagtggatggtcagtggtattcactca ccaagacaaaaaccatttttcttggctcatgggcgatgtatctaggaacctgcggccaggacaacgctggacagcatgcatcagcaagctcgaaaaaaaagcacgaaacagtaaataaatattga
- the LOC144131260 gene encoding uncharacterized protein LOC144131260 isoform X1 yields the protein MNRMAAVVPVILRARNSSQARDPTHRPPFAALTSVLCCQRPASIGPCVLPAFGCVIPPDPFMLKTKSRMEVVQATKLCVIFARDLEQAGKLVDGQWYSLSKASFFSKTKTIFLGSWAMYLGTCGQDNAGQHASASSKKKHETVNKY from the exons atgaatcgcatggccg ctgtggtgccggtgattctccgagctcggaactcttcccaggcacgggatcctacccacagacctcccttcgccgcactcacgagtgttctttg ttgccagcggccagcatctattgggccatgcgtgcttcctgccttcggctgtgtcatccctcctgatccgttcatg ctaaagaccaagagtcgcatggaagttgtgcaagccaccaagttgtgtgtgatttttgccagggacctggagcaggctgggaaattagtggatggtcagtggtattcactcagtaaggcaagctttttct ccaagacaaaaaccatttttcttggctcatgggcgatgtatctaggaacctgcggccaggacaacgctggacagcatgcatcagcaagctcgaaaaaaaagcacgaaacagtaaataaatattga